From Paracoccus suum, the proteins below share one genomic window:
- a CDS encoding branched-chain amino acid ABC transporter permease has product MINVILVTGFYIFIGNSGVLSFGHMAFVGMSAYMTAWLTLRPMMKAMMLKGLPEVLQQAQVEPFLAVLLSALFAALAALLAGAVIMRLSGIASAIATFAVLAIFNTVYSNAGPITGGVGSLVGIPTGLKIWHVTGFAILAVFIAWAHINSASGLALRAVRDEEIAAEAVGISGYRVRLLAFVLSAFVCGIAGSLQARHLGVIRPDAFYLAATFLALSMLIIGGVYSLSGAVVGAILLSVLIEVLVWLEGVGRVGGFNLAIPGIADFLVAALTCVFLVKRPLGLFGHFELGWPKALPGRDASNMSSRHETQS; this is encoded by the coding sequence ATGATCAACGTCATCCTCGTCACCGGGTTTTACATCTTCATAGGCAACTCCGGCGTGCTCAGCTTCGGGCACATGGCCTTCGTGGGAATGTCCGCCTACATGACGGCCTGGCTTACGCTACGGCCTATGATGAAGGCCATGATGCTGAAGGGGCTGCCCGAGGTCCTGCAGCAGGCACAGGTCGAACCGTTCCTTGCCGTTCTCCTGTCGGCCTTGTTTGCTGCCCTTGCTGCCCTGTTGGCGGGCGCGGTCATCATGCGCCTGTCGGGTATCGCCTCAGCCATCGCGACCTTCGCGGTCCTCGCCATCTTCAACACCGTTTACTCCAACGCCGGGCCGATAACCGGAGGCGTTGGGTCCCTGGTCGGCATCCCGACGGGGCTGAAGATCTGGCACGTCACCGGCTTTGCGATCCTCGCCGTTTTCATCGCTTGGGCACATATCAATTCGGCATCGGGTCTTGCGCTGCGCGCGGTGCGGGACGAGGAAATCGCGGCCGAAGCGGTTGGCATCAGCGGCTACCGTGTACGGCTGCTCGCCTTTGTCCTCAGCGCCTTTGTCTGTGGGATTGCCGGCAGTCTGCAGGCCCGACACCTTGGAGTCATCCGGCCCGATGCCTTCTATCTGGCGGCCACGTTCCTTGCCCTCAGTATGCTGATCATCGGCGGGGTCTACAGCCTCAGCGGCGCGGTTGTGGGCGCGATCCTGCTGTCGGTGCTGATCGAAGTCTTGGTTTGGCTGGAGGGCGTGGGCAGGGTGGGGGGCTTTAATCTCGCGATCCCGGGTATCGCCGACTTCCTGGTTGCGGCGCTGACGTGTGTCTTCCTTGTAAAGCGCCCGCTGGGCCTCTTCGGCCACTTCGAGTTGGGCTGGCCCAAGGCCCTGCCCGGTCGCGACGCGTCGAACATGTCGTCCAGACACGAAACACAATCCTGA
- a CDS encoding branched-chain amino acid ABC transporter permease, which translates to MVGLVQSGIDALSLGSLYALTALGIGLIFSVVRLVNFAQGIYMAFCAYAIVLPTTGGLSRLFLGALPTYALVATVLLFGILLALLSEVVLFRYMRGAQPATMMVASFALGAGLQNLLMMIYGSRPVGINLWPGLARLVEVGGVNIPLLQIVTVVVTLAILAALSLFLRNTRFGAAMRASAENFRMAQMLGVPANRIILVAFAMSGALAAVTALLTLPQTGMASLTMGEGTLLVAFVATVVGGLGSLTGAVLSAYLIGVISVLFQIGLPVEVRPFRNAFVYLFVIVVLLLRPQGLFNFGQKSERI; encoded by the coding sequence ATGGTGGGTCTGGTTCAGTCCGGCATAGATGCCCTCAGCCTGGGCAGCCTTTACGCGCTGACCGCTCTGGGCATCGGCCTGATCTTCAGCGTTGTACGCCTCGTCAACTTTGCTCAAGGCATCTATATGGCGTTCTGCGCCTATGCGATTGTATTGCCGACCACGGGGGGCTTATCGCGGCTTTTCCTCGGCGCGCTTCCGACCTACGCGCTTGTAGCGACGGTCCTCCTGTTCGGCATCTTGCTGGCCCTTCTGTCCGAGGTCGTACTGTTTCGCTACATGCGCGGCGCGCAGCCTGCGACCATGATGGTCGCGTCCTTCGCGCTCGGCGCAGGCCTCCAAAACCTGCTGATGATGATCTACGGCAGCCGTCCGGTCGGCATAAACCTCTGGCCCGGCCTGGCCCGGTTGGTCGAGGTAGGGGGCGTGAACATCCCCTTGCTGCAGATCGTTACCGTGGTCGTCACGCTGGCTATCTTGGCCGCCCTCAGCCTGTTCCTGCGTAACACGCGCTTTGGCGCCGCCATGCGCGCATCGGCCGAGAATTTTCGGATGGCGCAAATGCTGGGCGTGCCCGCGAACCGGATCATTCTGGTCGCCTTTGCGATGTCGGGCGCGCTTGCGGCGGTGACGGCACTGCTGACCCTGCCGCAGACAGGGATGGCCAGCCTGACGATGGGCGAGGGGACGTTGCTGGTGGCGTTTGTTGCCACGGTGGTGGGCGGCCTCGGCAGCCTGACGGGCGCGGTCCTCAGCGCTTATCTTATTGGCGTGATCAGCGTGCTTTTCCAGATCGGGTTGCCTGTCGAAGTGCGCCCCTTCCGCAATGCTTTTGTCTACCTCTTCGTGATCGTCGTGCTGCTGCTGCGGCCGCAAGGGCTGTTCAACTTTGGCCAGAAGTCGGAGCGCATCTGA
- a CDS encoding ABC transporter ATP-binding protein encodes MRNATLRLEEREMVFVAGPNGAGKSTLLRAIAGVIPTARGSVHLRGRRLTGLSADRIVGAGVNLVPEGREIFGALSVVENLMLGTYLRRDRAAAREDLDWVLDLFPALRPRLGDSAGLLSGGQQQMLAIGRALMTRADLLIIDELSLGLAPMIVEQIYETLLRLRKERGLTFLIAEQSFARAVDVDARLILLNTGSIVRDGRARDLARDEALEQSYFGMGQGVA; translated from the coding sequence GTGCGCAACGCGACCTTACGCCTAGAAGAGCGCGAGATGGTGTTTGTCGCTGGCCCGAACGGAGCTGGAAAATCGACCCTTCTCAGGGCCATCGCCGGGGTTATTCCGACGGCAAGGGGCAGCGTTCACCTGCGCGGACGCAGGTTGACCGGGCTTTCCGCAGACCGGATCGTGGGCGCGGGGGTGAACCTGGTCCCGGAAGGGCGAGAGATATTCGGTGCGTTGTCGGTGGTCGAGAACCTGATGCTGGGCACCTATTTGCGGCGAGACAGGGCCGCCGCGCGCGAGGACCTCGACTGGGTGCTGGACCTCTTTCCCGCGCTGAGGCCGCGTCTCGGTGATTCCGCCGGCCTGCTTTCGGGCGGTCAGCAACAGATGCTGGCGATCGGCCGCGCGCTGATGACCCGGGCAGACCTGCTGATCATCGATGAGCTTTCGCTGGGACTGGCGCCCATGATCGTCGAACAAATCTACGAAACGCTGCTGCGCCTGCGCAAAGAACGCGGACTGACGTTCCTGATCGCAGAGCAGAGCTTTGCCCGCGCTGTCGACGTGGATGCGCGGCTGATACTGCTCAATACCGGCAGCATCGTCAGGGATGGGCGCGCGCGAGACCTCGCGAGGGACGAGGCGCTAGAACAAAGTTATTTCGGCATGGGGCAGGGGGTCGCCTGA
- a CDS encoding ABC transporter ATP-binding protein produces the protein MGSLSLEHVRVSFGGLNALTDVSLTMGPAGILGLIGPNGAGKSTCINVMTGFQKASAGRVLLDGRAIGGPPAAFRHAGISRTFQAGRLFATLTVAENLAAAAIGMGLSRRAAATEADRVLDQTGIAQLAHEVAAVLPYTDQRRVAIARATVCQPKFLLLDEPAAGMSQQEAQGLADTIRTIRANEGPAVLLVEHQVGLVLSLCDEIAVLDRGRIIALDTPDAIARDEVVREAYLGTSGDAHQRKACA, from the coding sequence ATGGGCAGTCTGTCGCTGGAACATGTGCGGGTGTCTTTCGGCGGCCTCAACGCGCTGACGGACGTGTCGTTGACTATGGGCCCCGCAGGTATTCTCGGGCTCATCGGCCCCAATGGCGCGGGCAAGAGCACCTGCATCAACGTGATGACCGGGTTCCAGAAAGCCAGCGCCGGCCGCGTCCTCCTTGATGGCCGGGCCATCGGCGGTCCGCCGGCGGCGTTCCGCCACGCAGGGATCAGCCGCACGTTCCAGGCAGGACGCCTTTTCGCGACACTGACAGTTGCCGAAAACCTTGCCGCCGCAGCGATTGGCATGGGTCTTTCGCGGCGGGCTGCCGCAACTGAAGCAGACCGCGTCCTGGACCAGACCGGAATCGCACAGCTGGCGCACGAGGTTGCCGCGGTCCTGCCCTATACGGACCAACGTCGCGTGGCCATCGCCCGCGCAACCGTGTGCCAACCGAAATTCCTGCTGCTCGACGAGCCAGCCGCCGGGATGTCGCAGCAAGAGGCGCAGGGCCTCGCCGATACGATCCGAACGATCCGCGCGAACGAGGGGCCCGCTGTCCTGCTTGTTGAGCATCAGGTCGGACTGGTGCTCTCGCTCTGCGACGAGATCGCGGTCCTCGATAGGGGCCGGATCATCGCCTTGGACACGCCGGACGCGATCGCCCGGGATGAAGTCGTGCGCGAGGCATACCTTGGCACCTCTGGCGATGCGCATCAACGAAAGGCATGCGCATGA
- a CDS encoding hydantoinase B/oxoprolinase family protein: MKTSEYATPTAAPAAGQLDPVTFEVLKNAFITSVNQMSEQILRTCYSFVIYNRDFSNGLNDANGDSVAQGTKDLAGHVGTLHLTCKDVIRVFKGRMEDGDVYAINDPYAGGTHFPDVRLIRPIFVDGEVIAFAQSNGHWTDMGGSVPGSFDVKARDMFREGMRITPVRVWHAGRFCDDVANLIAAQTRDPVSIIGDMQSQAEATRIGEREIHRLVKKYGKDTVLAGFAQVQDYVERATLQQLSALPKGTWETVDFMDRDHGKGEGLIPIKVKLTLTGDKIIYDFTGSHPCVASLYNSAFGGTFSACVAATKYFFPELPLNSGFYRVIEVIAPEDTVVNAKWPVAVTGFVMPFDKIVNAVAGMWSEIVPERAMACTFHNEYMLAGGEDARHGDRQIFMYYDWLPGGWGARNGKDGANLTSILFGTGLQSQPAEGQERASPILTTEYQVLVDSAGPGKWRGGVGVVKSTELLDVENTVISYFCDRERSVVYGIQGGLPACPHGITLTRAGETEGSWLGAAFSDVPVSRGDAFSRPTAGGGGFGDVLERDAQAVLEDVADGYVSLRRAERDYGVVLKVVDQDLEEYEIDEAATRKARDYIRQNRVAWARENPETVAENFRKGEIDVLDVLRRHAVILEWGTGELLEKSTQQFREMFEKRTVAFWDA, translated from the coding sequence ATGAAGACCTCCGAATACGCAACGCCGACCGCCGCGCCCGCCGCTGGGCAACTGGATCCGGTCACCTTCGAGGTGCTGAAGAACGCTTTTATCACTTCGGTCAACCAGATGTCCGAGCAGATCCTGCGGACCTGCTATTCCTTCGTGATCTACAACCGCGACTTCTCGAACGGGCTGAACGACGCTAACGGCGACTCGGTCGCGCAGGGGACCAAGGACCTCGCCGGCCATGTCGGGACACTGCACCTGACCTGCAAGGACGTGATCCGCGTCTTCAAGGGCCGGATGGAGGACGGCGATGTCTACGCTATCAACGATCCCTACGCGGGGGGGACACACTTTCCCGACGTTCGCCTGATCCGACCGATTTTCGTCGATGGCGAGGTCATCGCCTTTGCCCAGTCTAACGGTCACTGGACGGACATGGGTGGCTCGGTTCCCGGATCATTCGACGTCAAAGCACGCGACATGTTCCGCGAGGGAATGCGGATCACACCGGTGCGGGTCTGGCATGCCGGCCGTTTTTGCGACGACGTCGCCAACCTGATCGCGGCGCAGACACGCGATCCTGTCTCGATTATCGGCGATATGCAGTCCCAGGCCGAGGCGACCCGCATCGGCGAGCGCGAGATCCATCGGTTGGTCAAGAAATACGGCAAGGACACGGTGCTCGCCGGTTTTGCCCAAGTGCAGGACTACGTCGAGCGCGCAACCTTGCAGCAGCTGAGCGCGCTGCCGAAGGGCACGTGGGAGACGGTCGATTTCATGGACCGCGACCATGGCAAGGGGGAAGGCCTCATCCCGATCAAGGTCAAGCTCACCCTGACCGGCGACAAGATCATCTATGATTTCACGGGCTCGCACCCTTGCGTCGCGTCGCTCTATAATTCCGCCTTCGGCGGCACATTCTCAGCCTGCGTGGCGGCGACGAAGTACTTCTTCCCCGAACTGCCGCTAAACTCTGGGTTTTACCGCGTCATTGAGGTGATCGCGCCAGAAGACACCGTGGTGAACGCCAAGTGGCCGGTGGCCGTGACAGGTTTTGTCATGCCCTTCGACAAGATCGTCAACGCGGTTGCGGGCATGTGGTCAGAAATCGTGCCCGAACGCGCAATGGCCTGCACGTTCCACAATGAATACATGCTCGCCGGGGGTGAAGACGCCCGCCACGGCGATCGCCAGATCTTCATGTATTATGACTGGCTGCCGGGTGGCTGGGGGGCGCGCAATGGCAAAGACGGCGCGAACCTGACCTCGATCCTGTTCGGCACTGGCCTTCAGTCCCAGCCCGCCGAGGGGCAGGAGCGTGCATCGCCCATCTTGACCACGGAATACCAGGTGCTGGTCGATTCCGCCGGTCCGGGCAAGTGGCGCGGTGGGGTCGGGGTGGTCAAGTCGACCGAACTGCTGGATGTCGAGAATACCGTCATCTCGTATTTCTGCGACCGCGAGCGGTCCGTGGTCTACGGCATCCAGGGCGGTCTGCCGGCCTGTCCGCACGGCATCACTCTGACGCGCGCGGGCGAGACGGAGGGAAGTTGGCTCGGCGCCGCATTCTCTGACGTCCCGGTTTCCAGGGGGGATGCGTTCAGCCGTCCCACAGCAGGGGGCGGCGGTTTCGGCGACGTGCTGGAGCGTGATGCCCAGGCCGTGCTTGAGGACGTCGCCGACGGCTATGTCTCACTGCGCCGGGCAGAGCGTGATTATGGCGTCGTCCTGAAAGTCGTCGATCAGGACCTGGAGGAATACGAGATCGACGAGGCGGCGACGCGAAAGGCCCGCGACTACATCCGCCAGAACCGTGTCGCTTGGGCGCGCGAGAACCCCGAGACGGTTGCCGAGAATTTTCGCAAGGGCGAGATCGACGTCCTTGACGTGCTGCGGCGCCACGCGGTGATCCTGGAGTGGGGCACGGGCGAGTTGCTGGAGAAATCTACCCAGCAGTTCCGCGAAATGTTCGAAAAGCGCACCGTCGCGTTCTGGGACGCCTGA
- a CDS encoding hydantoinase/oxoprolinase family protein: MAELRVAIDIGGTFTDVCIMDAADNSIRVTKVPTTPDPIDGFMAGLARGNVDLRDVALLSHGTTIATNALITRRLPRTALVTTQGFRDVIEIRRSDKEDLWDTYKDVAPPYIPRRDRLDVPERVDGSGKIVTPLDEARAREIARILKKRDVKAVAVCFINAYLNPANERRMKEILVEELDDVPVATSSETLPEIFEHERFSTTVVNAALSPVAGDYCAKLDGRLRDEGYSRELLLLHSGGGSMTANAARHYAARLAGSGIAAGAIAGRHIAVQCGFPNSISLDMGGTSCDVSLAVDGKSTVTKDWFIEFGYPIRFPAIELRTIGAGGGSHAWIDPAGSLRNGPQSAGSNPGPACYGNGNTIPTNTDANLVLGRQGTSLAGGRLTLDPALAETAVREGIAEPLGMELHEAAEAIVQVANANMADAVRLLSITRGHDPRDFALVAFGGAGALHGVEIARELAVPVVIVPPNPGVTSAMGCLLVDIQHDLSQTLISPLRETDPAIVAELFAKLEADAWALLKDEGVAPENVVLERSIDMMYRGQWRSLTVPVGASLPPMSELEASFHALHEQEYNFRRDEAVVSIHRVNLTAIGVVPKASVIEHEPVANTPEPIARRPVWFKGKAHNDTPVYQREALNAGALIVGPAIIEQFDSTTVVPPATTAEIDRFRNIVIRFEGQA, from the coding sequence ATGGCGGAACTCAGGGTTGCGATCGACATCGGGGGAACCTTTACCGATGTCTGCATCATGGACGCGGCCGACAACTCGATCAGGGTAACCAAAGTCCCCACAACGCCGGATCCCATTGACGGCTTCATGGCGGGCCTTGCGCGCGGAAATGTGGACCTGCGCGATGTCGCCCTGCTTTCCCATGGCACCACGATTGCGACCAACGCGCTGATTACTCGTCGCCTGCCGCGGACGGCGTTGGTGACCACACAAGGTTTTCGCGATGTCATTGAAATACGTCGGTCGGACAAGGAGGATCTTTGGGATACCTACAAAGACGTCGCGCCGCCCTACATCCCGCGCCGGGACCGTCTGGATGTGCCCGAGCGCGTGGACGGATCGGGTAAAATTGTCACCCCCTTGGATGAGGCCCGGGCACGCGAAATTGCCCGCATTCTGAAAAAGCGCGACGTCAAGGCAGTGGCGGTCTGCTTCATCAACGCCTATCTGAACCCTGCCAACGAACGCCGCATGAAGGAAATCCTGGTCGAGGAGCTCGACGATGTGCCCGTCGCGACATCGTCGGAGACGCTCCCCGAGATTTTCGAGCATGAACGGTTCTCGACGACTGTCGTCAATGCCGCGCTGAGCCCGGTCGCGGGCGATTACTGCGCCAAGCTCGACGGGCGGCTTCGAGACGAGGGGTATTCGCGCGAGTTGCTGCTGCTCCATTCCGGCGGCGGCTCGATGACCGCGAACGCGGCGCGGCACTACGCAGCGCGCTTGGCTGGATCGGGTATCGCGGCCGGTGCCATCGCCGGTCGGCACATTGCAGTGCAGTGCGGTTTCCCGAACTCGATCAGCCTCGACATGGGCGGCACCAGCTGTGACGTCTCGCTGGCCGTGGACGGTAAGTCGACGGTCACCAAGGACTGGTTCATCGAATTCGGCTATCCGATCCGGTTTCCTGCGATCGAGTTGCGCACCATTGGCGCTGGCGGCGGCTCGCATGCCTGGATCGATCCCGCGGGATCGTTGCGCAACGGTCCGCAATCGGCAGGCTCGAACCCCGGGCCGGCCTGTTATGGCAACGGCAATACGATCCCCACGAACACGGACGCAAATCTGGTTCTGGGACGGCAGGGCACCAGCTTGGCCGGAGGCAGGCTGACGCTGGACCCCGCCCTGGCTGAGACCGCGGTTCGCGAAGGAATTGCCGAGCCGCTGGGCATGGAATTGCACGAGGCGGCGGAGGCCATCGTGCAGGTGGCGAATGCCAACATGGCCGATGCGGTGCGACTGCTGTCGATCACCCGTGGCCATGATCCCCGGGATTTTGCTCTGGTCGCTTTTGGTGGCGCCGGCGCGCTCCACGGTGTCGAGATCGCGCGCGAACTGGCAGTGCCGGTCGTGATCGTGCCGCCTAACCCGGGTGTCACCTCAGCCATGGGATGCCTGCTGGTCGATATTCAGCACGACCTCAGCCAAACACTGATATCGCCGCTGCGCGAGACGGACCCCGCAATCGTCGCGGAGCTGTTCGCAAAGCTGGAGGCGGACGCCTGGGCGCTGCTGAAGGATGAGGGTGTCGCACCGGAAAACGTCGTGCTCGAGCGCAGCATCGACATGATGTACCGCGGCCAGTGGCGTTCGCTGACGGTGCCCGTGGGGGCAAGCCTGCCGCCCATGAGCGAGCTGGAGGCTAGCTTTCACGCTCTGCATGAGCAGGAATATAACTTCCGTCGTGACGAGGCTGTGGTCAGCATTCACCGGGTGAACCTGACCGCCATTGGCGTTGTACCTAAAGCCTCGGTAATCGAACATGAGCCGGTCGCCAACACGCCCGAGCCGATTGCGCGCCGTCCCGTCTGGTTCAAGGGGAAGGCGCACAATGACACGCCCGTCTATCAGCGCGAGGCGCTGAACGCCGGCGCCTTGATCGTGGGGCCAGCCATCATCGAGCAGTTCGACTCAACTACCGTGGTCCCTCCGGCCACTACGGCCGAGATCGACCGCTTCCGGAACATTGTTATCCGTTTCGAGGGCCAGGCATGA
- a CDS encoding AraC family transcriptional regulator — protein sequence MTDLPPVPKVRSYVLAPYVEALSAAGKSLEPTLRRYGIEPEIVHQIDELIPLENFLAITEIASQLADDNHLGLRLGANLPSQQLGAQGVIIRSGKNLGVALASYANWATALQEATQFLFTRQRHDARFIYRLGIRGPYGERQDIEFTLGNLFNLIRARMGQSWRPTEMHFEHSAPTGPRQHERVFGCPVYFDRPVNMLVLPLSDLEKEGMSGTSWRERAMIPLLQEHVAKLTLSAENHDSLARRIAMTVDQSLGRERMTLVAVADKLNMSVRTLQRRLEAEGTTFREVLGAERQRVAEGVLRNRETGRVLSAAIRAGYSDASSLSRAYKRRTGKKPSKYSRGWES from the coding sequence ATGACTGACTTGCCCCCCGTCCCGAAGGTCAGATCCTACGTCCTCGCCCCCTATGTCGAGGCCCTCTCAGCTGCGGGAAAAAGCCTGGAGCCGACCCTGCGGCGATACGGAATAGAGCCGGAAATCGTGCACCAAATCGACGAATTGATCCCGCTGGAAAATTTCCTGGCGATTACGGAGATCGCTTCCCAATTGGCCGATGATAATCACCTCGGCTTGCGACTCGGTGCGAATCTTCCTTCTCAGCAACTTGGTGCCCAGGGAGTCATCATTCGTAGCGGCAAGAACCTGGGTGTCGCACTGGCCAGCTATGCAAACTGGGCCACGGCATTACAGGAAGCGACGCAATTTCTGTTTACACGTCAACGCCATGATGCCCGATTCATTTACCGCCTCGGCATTCGCGGCCCATACGGCGAGCGACAGGATATCGAGTTCACGCTGGGCAATCTGTTTAACCTCATTCGCGCCCGGATGGGCCAGTCATGGCGCCCGACAGAAATGCATTTCGAACATTCTGCCCCGACCGGCCCCCGGCAACACGAGCGAGTCTTCGGTTGCCCCGTCTATTTCGATCGTCCGGTCAACATGCTGGTCTTGCCGCTGTCGGACCTGGAAAAGGAGGGCATGTCGGGGACATCCTGGCGTGAAAGGGCGATGATCCCACTGCTGCAAGAGCATGTAGCGAAGCTGACGCTGAGCGCAGAGAATCACGACAGCCTCGCCCGCAGGATTGCAATGACGGTCGATCAGTCCTTGGGGCGCGAACGCATGACCCTCGTCGCCGTGGCCGACAAGCTGAACATGTCGGTCCGAACGCTGCAGCGCCGGCTGGAGGCCGAAGGAACGACCTTCAGAGAAGTGCTCGGCGCCGAGCGTCAGCGCGTCGCTGAGGGGGTCCTGCGAAACCGCGAAACAGGCCGGGTTCTAAGCGCCGCGATCCGCGCGGGCTATTCAGATGCCTCATCGCTGAGCCGCGCCTACAAGCGCCGGACAGGGAAAAAACCAAGCAAATACAGTAGGGGGTGGGAAAGCTGA
- a CDS encoding aspartate/glutamate racemase family protein, whose translation MKTIGMIGGLTWVSTAQYYRRLNEIANERLGGSASAKLVLASVNRADYTAAYLEKGDEDAAGDVVIEAARRVADGGADFLIICCNNAHRFVSRIEAEVGIPILHIAEASALEARRLGLDRLGLLGIRKTMESPFYADKLAEYGIETMIPNDADRTYINDKIYEELVKNVFLDNTRRGYIEVMERMQQSGSQGVVLGCTEIPLLVSATDTDIPVFDTTELHCQAAIKMAIGDDLQAEAR comes from the coding sequence ATGAAAACCATCGGCATGATCGGCGGACTGACTTGGGTGTCCACCGCGCAATACTACCGTCGCCTGAACGAGATCGCGAACGAACGGCTCGGCGGCTCGGCCTCGGCCAAGCTGGTCCTCGCCAGCGTCAACCGGGCCGATTACACAGCCGCTTATCTGGAAAAGGGCGACGAGGATGCGGCCGGGGACGTCGTGATCGAGGCCGCCCGCCGCGTTGCTGACGGCGGGGCGGATTTCCTGATCATCTGCTGCAACAACGCCCACCGCTTCGTCTCGCGGATCGAGGCCGAGGTCGGCATTCCGATCCTGCACATCGCCGAGGCAAGTGCCCTTGAGGCGCGTCGCCTCGGCCTCGACCGGCTGGGCCTGCTGGGCATCCGCAAGACGATGGAAAGCCCGTTCTATGCGGACAAACTGGCGGAATACGGCATCGAGACGATGATCCCGAATGACGCAGACCGCACCTATATCAACGACAAGATCTACGAGGAACTGGTCAAGAACGTTTTCCTCGACAACACGCGCCGCGGCTATATCGAGGTGATGGAGCGCATGCAGCAGTCCGGCAGCCAGGGCGTGGTCTTGGGTTGCACCGAGATCCCGCTGCTGGTCAGCGCGACGGACACAGATATTCCCGTGTTCGATACCACCGAACTGCATTGCCAGGCGGCGATCAAGATGGCCATCGGTGATGACCTGCAGGCAGAGGCGCGTTAG
- a CDS encoding amino acid ABC transporter ATP-binding protein has product MPLIEIENVRKSFGAVEVLKGIDLAIEPGEVVAIIGKSGSGKTTLLRCINGLEVISGGSISVAGTKLASDEASLRALRLKVGMIFQQFNLFPHLTAGRNVMLAQKVVKKIGDREAREVAQAMLERVGLGERFDAYPDKLSGGQQQRVAISRALAMQPLALLCDEITSALDPELVGEVLSVVKELAAEGMTLVMVTHEMRFARDVCTRVIFMHDGRIHEQGPPEQVFGAPQTPELQQFLGRGH; this is encoded by the coding sequence ATGCCCCTCATCGAAATTGAAAACGTCCGCAAGAGCTTTGGCGCGGTCGAGGTGTTGAAAGGCATCGATCTCGCGATCGAGCCTGGCGAGGTCGTGGCGATCATCGGCAAGAGCGGCTCTGGCAAGACCACGCTGCTCCGCTGCATCAACGGGCTCGAAGTGATCAGCGGTGGCTCGATCTCCGTCGCGGGCACGAAGCTTGCCAGCGACGAGGCGAGCCTGCGTGCGCTGCGGTTGAAGGTCGGAATGATCTTTCAGCAGTTCAACCTGTTCCCGCACCTGACGGCCGGCCGCAACGTGATGCTGGCCCAGAAAGTGGTCAAGAAGATCGGCGACCGCGAGGCCCGCGAGGTGGCGCAGGCGATGCTCGAGCGTGTCGGTCTTGGCGAGCGGTTCGATGCCTATCCTGACAAGCTGTCGGGCGGCCAGCAGCAGCGCGTGGCGATTTCTCGGGCGCTGGCCATGCAACCCCTGGCGCTGCTCTGCGACGAGATCACCTCCGCGCTCGACCCCGAGCTGGTGGGCGAGGTGCTGAGCGTGGTCAAGGAACTGGCGGCCGAGGGCATGACGCTCGTCATGGTCACCCACGAGATGCGCTTTGCCCGCGACGTCTGCACGCGCGTCATTTTCATGCATGACGGCCGCATCCACGAACAGGGGCCGCCCGAGCAGGTGTTCGGCGCACCGCAAACGCCCGAGCTGCAACAATTCCTGGGCCGCGGTCACTGA
- a CDS encoding amino acid ABC transporter permease → MTQFTMWDILRNLLLATEWTIVLFLVAIIGGGLLGLGILMLRISSIRAIRIGARWFIELIQGTPLLLQLFLVFFGLALFGMNVPAWLAAGVGMVIWTAAFLAEIWRGCVEAIAKGQWEASASLGMRRIEQMRHVIMPQALRIAIPPTVGFSVQVLKGTALTSIIGFVELTKAGTAVANATYKPFLVFALVGLIYFLLCWPLSQGSRMLERRLNAPHRN, encoded by the coding sequence ATGACCCAGTTCACCATGTGGGACATCCTGCGCAATCTGCTGCTGGCGACGGAATGGACCATCGTGCTGTTTCTCGTCGCCATCATCGGCGGCGGCCTGCTGGGCCTCGGCATCCTGATGCTGCGCATTTCGTCCATCCGCGCAATTCGGATCGGGGCGCGCTGGTTCATCGAATTGATCCAGGGTACGCCACTGCTGCTGCAGCTTTTCCTGGTGTTTTTCGGCCTGGCGCTATTCGGCATGAACGTGCCGGCCTGGCTTGCCGCCGGCGTCGGCATGGTCATCTGGACCGCCGCCTTCCTGGCCGAGATCTGGCGCGGCTGTGTCGAGGCGATCGCCAAGGGTCAGTGGGAGGCCTCGGCCAGCCTCGGGATGCGCCGGATCGAGCAGATGCGGCATGTCATCATGCCCCAGGCGCTGCGCATCGCCATTCCACCGACGGTCGGCTTTTCAGTCCAGGTCCTGAAAGGCACCGCGCTGACCTCGATCATCGGGTTTGTTGAGCTGACAAAGGCCGGCACCGCGGTGGCCAACGCGACCTACAAGCCGTTCCTGGTCTTTGCGCTGGTCGGCCTGATCTATTTCCTGCTCTGCTGGCCGCTGTCGCAGGGCAGCCGCATGCTTGAAAGGAGGCTCAATGCCCCTCATCGAAATTGA